In Neochlamydia sp. AcF84, a genomic segment contains:
- a CDS encoding HAD family phosphatase, with translation MKTKLYNSKRKNSLVVFDLDHTLLRKNCSLSFGIYLFRKKILPFYRMMRLSSLYLRFKLGLISLKSLHESTFQCFFCGLSVALVNEHATKFLSQQLDKLIYHPVFSKLLEAKNEGSYTAIFSSSPNFLVEKVALRLGVDRWSSTIYQKNDQGDFTHITQVMEGPQKAQALELLLNELQIVKDNVTAYTDSYLDLPLLYAVGNAVGVNPDRSLKAICRQNQWPII, from the coding sequence TTGAAAACAAAATTGTACAATTCCAAAAGAAAAAATAGCTTAGTTGTTTTTGATCTCGACCATACACTTCTTCGCAAAAATTGTAGTCTCTCTTTTGGTATCTATCTTTTTCGGAAAAAAATCCTTCCTTTTTACCGAATGATGCGCCTATCTTCCCTCTATTTAAGGTTCAAGCTTGGACTCATTAGTCTAAAAAGCTTGCATGAATCTACTTTTCAATGCTTTTTTTGTGGCCTTTCCGTGGCCCTTGTTAATGAGCATGCCACCAAATTTTTATCCCAGCAACTGGATAAGCTTATCTATCATCCCGTCTTTTCAAAACTATTAGAAGCTAAAAATGAAGGATCGTATACTGCTATATTTTCTAGTTCGCCAAACTTTTTAGTGGAAAAAGTGGCGCTGAGGCTAGGCGTTGATAGATGGAGCTCTACGATTTATCAAAAAAACGACCAGGGTGATTTCACTCATATTACCCAGGTGATGGAAGGTCCTCAAAAAGCTCAAGCTCTAGAGCTGCTCTTAAATGAATTACAAATCGTTAAAGATAATGTGACAGCTTATACCGATAGCTATTTAGATTTGCCCCTTCTTTACGCCGTAGGAAATGCCGTGGGTGTTAACCCGGATCGAAGCTTGAAAGCTATTTGTCGTCAAAATCAATGGCCAATTATTTAA
- the miaA gene encoding tRNA (adenosine(37)-N6)-dimethylallyltransferase MiaA gives MASGTLEKEEIEQIFINFAIEAQKQLPTALPQNKKRVIIIAGPTGCGKSHFALQLARKIHGEIVSADSMQVYKGMDIGTAKPTLEERQQISHHLIDICHLADSFNVVDFCYEARQAFQRIHNRDKVPIVVGGAGFYIHSLLYGPPLGPPSIPEIRKALEEEYDRLGPEVLYARLQQLDPHYASGITKNDKQKIVRALEIITLTGEKVSKLSWKGRHKAQNYDFRCWFLFRPRPHLYHRIENRCDQMIEEGLLEEVQGLLKQGLLANSSAAQAIGYKQAIAYLATDRRPEDYLQFVETFKRASRNYAKRQHTWFGKEPLFNWIDMDLYDTEMIADLISKDIDSC, from the coding sequence GTGGCTAGTGGAACATTAGAAAAAGAAGAAATAGAACAAATTTTTATAAATTTTGCTATCGAAGCTCAAAAGCAGCTCCCTACTGCCCTTCCTCAAAATAAAAAGCGCGTGATCATTATTGCCGGTCCTACTGGCTGCGGCAAGTCTCATTTTGCTCTCCAGCTGGCAAGAAAGATCCATGGAGAAATCGTTTCAGCTGACTCCATGCAAGTCTACAAAGGAATGGATATTGGTACAGCTAAGCCTACACTTGAAGAAAGACAACAGATTTCTCATCACCTCATCGATATTTGCCATTTAGCAGATTCTTTCAATGTTGTAGATTTTTGCTATGAAGCGCGTCAAGCCTTCCAGCGTATACACAATAGAGACAAGGTGCCTATTGTAGTAGGAGGGGCAGGCTTTTATATTCATTCTTTACTCTATGGACCTCCTCTAGGGCCTCCCTCTATTCCTGAAATTAGAAAAGCTTTAGAAGAAGAATATGATAGGCTAGGCCCCGAGGTCTTATATGCTCGTCTTCAGCAGCTAGATCCCCATTACGCCAGTGGGATTACAAAGAATGATAAGCAAAAAATTGTGCGTGCTTTGGAAATCATTACTTTAACTGGAGAAAAAGTTAGTAAGCTTTCGTGGAAGGGGCGCCATAAGGCTCAAAATTATGACTTTCGGTGCTGGTTTTTATTTCGACCTAGGCCTCATTTATATCATCGCATTGAAAACCGTTGTGATCAAATGATTGAAGAAGGTTTGCTAGAAGAGGTCCAAGGTTTGTTAAAACAAGGTCTCTTAGCTAACTCCTCTGCAGCCCAAGCGATAGGCTATAAGCAAGCGATTGCTTATTTAGCAACCGACAGAAGGCCCGAGGATTATCTTCAGTTTGTCGAGACATTTAAACGAGCTTCTAGAAACTATGCCAAACGTCAGCATACCTGGTTTGGCAAAGAACCTTTGTTTAACTGGATTGATATGGACCTTTATGACACGGAAATGATTGCCGACCTTATTTCTAAAGATATCGACAGCTGCTAA
- a CDS encoding KH domain-containing protein, with protein sequence MKEFVEYIVKNLVDAPNDVNVNCYEGERGMIVEVRVNPHDIGKVVGRKGNTIKALRTISMMICARLGRRVRVEIIE encoded by the coding sequence ATGAAAGAATTTGTTGAATATATCGTAAAAAATTTAGTAGACGCCCCTAATGATGTAAATGTTAATTGCTATGAAGGGGAACGAGGAATGATCGTAGAAGTACGGGTTAATCCTCATGATATTGGGAAAGTTGTAGGAAGGAAAGGAAATACTATCAAAGCCTTACGAACAATATCCATGATGATTTGTGCTCGGCTTGGGCGACGCGTTAGAGTGGAAATTATTGAGTAA
- a CDS encoding FtsQ-type POTRA domain-containing protein: MRKKKEKLSIRTACLWIMLFTLAISGSATGGLIYYKYIKRQRLYNPQYNIVAIAQTTPDKEPLKTAYLAELLNLSIDQPTNIFRFNTQAAQQKLLDSPLITHAYVKKILPGTIYVDYELRKPFAYLLDYHNTVIDREGVTFPFKPFFTPKKLPEIYLGITDSSPLIWGKPIHEIKCKLALYLIDLLSTYCCSEYSYLTRVDVSQAFADSKGKRQIVAILDEQVERTDQAGKLVKGIASHVLRLSVDNYRQELANYLQLRPLLKYHAKCVEGGEAEKLLKYAPLIVDLRIPALAYIKSSPL; encoded by the coding sequence ATGAGAAAAAAAAAAGAGAAGCTTTCCATACGTACAGCTTGTTTATGGATTATGCTTTTTACTCTAGCTATCTCCGGATCTGCTACTGGAGGTTTAATTTATTATAAATATATAAAAAGACAGCGTCTATATAACCCACAGTATAACATTGTAGCTATTGCGCAAACGACTCCTGATAAAGAACCTTTGAAAACCGCGTATCTTGCTGAGCTTCTTAACTTATCGATTGATCAACCAACCAATATCTTTCGCTTTAATACCCAAGCAGCTCAACAAAAACTTTTAGATTCTCCTTTGATTACTCATGCCTATGTAAAAAAAATCCTCCCAGGAACTATTTATGTGGATTATGAATTAAGAAAGCCTTTTGCTTATTTATTAGATTATCATAACACAGTTATCGATCGTGAAGGTGTGACTTTTCCCTTTAAACCTTTTTTTACTCCTAAAAAACTACCAGAAATATACTTGGGAATAACAGATTCTTCCCCGTTGATTTGGGGAAAACCTATCCACGAAATTAAATGCAAGCTCGCCCTTTATTTAATTGATCTGCTTTCAACCTATTGTTGCTCGGAATATTCTTATCTAACTCGTGTTGATGTCTCCCAGGCTTTTGCAGATAGCAAAGGTAAAAGGCAAATTGTAGCTATCCTTGATGAGCAGGTGGAAAGAACAGATCAAGCAGGAAAGCTTGTCAAAGGAATAGCTTCGCATGTATTGCGGTTGAGTGTAGACAATTATCGGCAAGAATTAGCCAATTATCTGCAATTGCGCCCTTTATTAAAATATCATGCCAAATGTGTGGAAGGAGGGGAGGCAGAAAAATTATTAAAATATGCACCTCTAATTGTAGATTTACGTATTCCTGCGCTCGCCTACATCAAAAGCTCTCCTCTTTAG
- the murC gene encoding UDP-N-acetylmuramate--L-alanine ligase gives MISKVKHFHFIGIGGIGMSGLARILLKKKMVVTGSDMQANYVTEELSKNGAKIFIGHAAHQVPAHAAVIYSSDIKADNPEYYAALQQGCLMLHRSDLLLYLMQEQKTLTVAGTHGKTTTSALLTWVIMQAGLDPSYAVGGMLSSFNSNAGHGEGKYFIAEADESDGTFLKYHSYGGIITNIDADHLNYFGKIENLIKAFSQFLSKVETSEHLFWCGDDKHLLALKPKGVCYGFGSHCELQISNFSQKGWNISFDVDFKGCHYSSIQLPMVGRHNALNAAAVLGLALSLGVAENRIRAAFLSFGGIKRRCEKKGEKHHILMLDDYAHHPTEIKATLEGIRQAAGGRRLIVVFQPHRYTRTQDCLGLYKDVFDDADEVFITEIYAAGEAPIEGVSSIEIIKEIETKGIKKIHAVQRQDLDSLLLDFVHPHDIVVSMGAGDITKFSHELLELFRQRAPRKLKVGMVFGGRSVEHEVAFLSASHICKYVSPELYEIKYFGITKQGQWLVEDNNMQALKERMQELAAAKTTSCIEVSVFNQLMECDLFVPILHGPYGEDGTIQGFFEILDKAYIGPDHVYAAIAMDKAHTKHLMQAHQIATLPFIEISYKKWRTDSTSLIQSIQNKLNFPLFIKPVHLGSTIGVQKVTHADSLYSAIQEAFHYDFKLIVEEGLTNFREIEFAVLGNEEAEVFPPGEVFSQGHVYDFESKYGANSMKTIPQASLSPEKNREGIELASAAYQAVGGTGMARVDFFLDANEKFWLNEINPIPGFTSLSLYPMICQLNGVDGEELFNRLIILALERKRRDAILCRQH, from the coding sequence ATGATTTCAAAGGTAAAGCACTTTCATTTTATTGGCATCGGTGGCATCGGCATGAGCGGTTTAGCACGCATTCTTTTAAAAAAGAAGATGGTTGTAACAGGCAGCGACATGCAAGCCAACTATGTAACGGAAGAATTGTCGAAAAACGGAGCTAAAATATTTATCGGCCATGCGGCTCATCAAGTTCCTGCTCATGCCGCTGTCATCTACAGTTCAGATATTAAAGCTGATAATCCAGAGTATTATGCTGCTTTACAGCAGGGGTGCTTAATGCTTCATCGTTCTGACTTGCTCTTATACTTAATGCAGGAGCAGAAAACTTTAACGGTGGCAGGAACGCATGGTAAGACTACGACCTCAGCTCTTTTAACCTGGGTAATCATGCAAGCTGGCTTGGATCCTTCCTATGCGGTGGGAGGAATGCTTTCTTCTTTTAATTCAAATGCTGGGCATGGGGAAGGGAAGTATTTTATAGCCGAAGCTGATGAAAGTGATGGCACCTTTCTTAAGTATCATTCTTATGGAGGCATTATCACTAATATTGATGCCGATCATCTTAATTACTTTGGCAAGATAGAGAATTTAATTAAGGCTTTTAGCCAATTTTTAAGCAAAGTGGAAACATCGGAGCATCTTTTTTGGTGCGGGGATGATAAACATCTTTTAGCTTTAAAGCCTAAGGGCGTTTGTTATGGATTTGGAAGCCATTGTGAGCTACAAATTAGTAACTTTTCTCAAAAAGGATGGAACATCTCTTTTGATGTAGATTTTAAGGGTTGCCATTATTCGTCTATTCAGTTGCCTATGGTAGGACGTCATAATGCTCTTAATGCTGCGGCCGTGCTAGGATTAGCTTTAAGCTTAGGGGTTGCAGAAAATAGAATTCGTGCAGCTTTTCTTTCATTCGGTGGTATTAAGCGTCGCTGCGAAAAAAAGGGCGAGAAGCATCACATTTTAATGCTTGATGATTATGCTCACCATCCGACAGAAATAAAAGCCACTCTAGAAGGTATACGTCAAGCTGCAGGGGGGCGGCGTCTGATTGTTGTTTTCCAACCGCATCGCTACACCCGTACTCAAGATTGCTTGGGGTTATACAAAGATGTTTTCGATGATGCAGATGAGGTATTTATCACGGAGATATATGCTGCCGGCGAAGCACCTATAGAGGGGGTTTCTTCAATAGAAATTATCAAGGAAATAGAAACTAAAGGCATAAAAAAAATTCATGCAGTGCAGCGGCAAGATCTAGACTCTTTACTTTTGGATTTTGTTCATCCCCATGATATTGTTGTTTCTATGGGAGCCGGCGATATTACTAAGTTTTCTCACGAGTTGCTCGAGCTATTCAGGCAACGAGCGCCACGTAAGCTCAAAGTGGGGATGGTTTTTGGAGGGCGCTCAGTAGAGCATGAGGTTGCATTCTTATCGGCTAGCCATATTTGCAAATACGTTTCACCCGAGCTTTATGAGATTAAGTATTTTGGTATAACAAAGCAGGGGCAGTGGCTTGTAGAAGATAATAATATGCAGGCGCTTAAAGAGCGCATGCAGGAGCTAGCAGCTGCAAAAACTACCTCCTGTATAGAGGTAAGTGTTTTTAATCAATTGATGGAGTGCGATCTCTTTGTGCCTATTTTGCATGGGCCTTATGGCGAAGATGGAACCATTCAAGGCTTTTTTGAAATTCTCGATAAAGCTTATATAGGCCCTGATCATGTCTATGCGGCTATTGCTATGGACAAAGCTCATACCAAACATCTTATGCAAGCACATCAGATAGCTACCTTGCCTTTTATAGAAATCAGCTATAAAAAGTGGAGAACAGATAGTACATCACTTATTCAATCGATTCAAAACAAATTAAATTTTCCGCTTTTTATAAAGCCTGTGCATTTAGGATCAACGATCGGCGTACAAAAAGTCACGCATGCTGATAGCTTATATTCAGCGATTCAAGAAGCCTTTCATTATGACTTTAAATTAATCGTAGAGGAAGGGCTTACAAATTTTAGGGAAATAGAATTTGCAGTTTTAGGTAATGAAGAGGCTGAAGTATTTCCTCCCGGCGAAGTGTTTTCTCAAGGCCATGTTTACGATTTTGAATCTAAATATGGGGCAAACAGTATGAAAACCATTCCTCAAGCTTCTTTATCACCTGAAAAAAATAGGGAGGGGATAGAGCTAGCTTCAGCTGCCTATCAAGCAGTTGGAGGGACAGGAATGGCGCGCGTAGATTTTTTTCTTGATGCTAATGAAAAATTTTGGCTAAACGAAATTAACCCTATCCCAGGATTTACTTCCCTTAGCCTTTATCCTATGATATGCCAGCTAAATGGAGTGGACGGGGAGGAGCTATTCAATCGCTTAATTATACTTGCGCTTGAACGAAAACGAAGAGATGCTATTTTATGTAGGCAGCATTAA
- the murG gene encoding undecaprenyldiphospho-muramoylpentapeptide beta-N-acetylglucosaminyltransferase: MGKRIIITAGGTGGHIFPAIALGKQLMAADDSLELLYVGGNLDINLYFDKDFFRYQTITCATFTNKSPWETLKASYKILKGIKQSCKIISEYRPDMVVGFGSYYTLPMLLAAKAKEIPFILHEANSVPGKVNRCLAKYASFVGIHFPDTADLLGGKTYEVGMPLRPEYYKGDSSSSKAREFFGLEKERDTILAFGGSQGALNLNNLVSEALIQHLKHAKEQWQIIHLTGDASTSQFFREEYRKAGIKACVKPFETHMELAWQAADISITRAGAGSIAEQMEFEVPGILIPYPYATDNHQEKNAAFLVEKVGGALRCQEKELNAFHLAGKIESFTLEKRKKMSQAMQNYKIHHRPKELYTLILEALHV, translated from the coding sequence ATGGGTAAAAGAATTATTATTACTGCAGGGGGTACGGGAGGCCATATTTTTCCTGCTATTGCTTTAGGCAAACAGCTTATGGCAGCAGATGACTCTCTTGAGCTTTTGTATGTAGGGGGAAATCTTGATATCAATCTTTATTTTGACAAAGATTTCTTCCGCTATCAGACGATCACTTGCGCTACTTTTACAAATAAATCTCCTTGGGAGACTTTAAAAGCTTCCTACAAGATTTTAAAGGGTATAAAGCAGAGTTGCAAAATTATTAGCGAATACCGTCCTGATATGGTAGTAGGATTTGGGAGCTATTATACCTTGCCTATGCTTTTAGCTGCCAAAGCTAAAGAAATTCCTTTTATCCTTCATGAAGCTAATAGTGTTCCCGGAAAAGTTAATCGTTGTTTGGCAAAGTATGCTTCCTTTGTAGGCATCCACTTTCCTGATACGGCAGATCTTTTAGGGGGAAAAACTTATGAAGTTGGCATGCCATTACGTCCAGAATATTATAAGGGTGATAGCTCTTCCTCTAAAGCACGTGAATTCTTTGGGCTAGAGAAAGAGCGAGATACTATTTTAGCTTTTGGAGGCTCACAAGGAGCTTTAAATCTGAATAATTTGGTTAGCGAAGCTTTGATTCAGCACTTAAAGCATGCTAAAGAGCAATGGCAGATCATTCATTTAACAGGTGATGCTTCTACTTCTCAATTTTTTAGAGAAGAATATCGAAAAGCAGGCATTAAGGCTTGTGTCAAACCTTTTGAGACACATATGGAACTAGCATGGCAGGCGGCAGATATCTCCATTACCCGTGCAGGGGCAGGGAGCATTGCTGAGCAGATGGAATTTGAGGTGCCCGGGATATTAATTCCTTATCCTTATGCTACCGATAACCATCAGGAAAAAAATGCGGCTTTTCTAGTAGAAAAAGTAGGGGGAGCTTTAAGGTGCCAAGAAAAGGAATTAAATGCTTTTCATTTAGCGGGTAAAATAGAATCTTTTACCCTAGAAAAACGGAAAAAAATGAGCCAAGCGATGCAAAATTACAAGATCCACCACCGACCTAAAGAGCTTTATACGCTTATTCTGGAGGCGCTCCACGTATGA